The following proteins are encoded in a genomic region of Sulfurimonas sp. HSL3-7:
- a CDS encoding NifB/NifX family molybdenum-iron cluster-binding protein, with translation MIAIPVDSAVPEIRSSKLFGNVPIFAIYKPDDEEFFLVKNQEAGDGIKTAKQLKKWGVTDVVYSYMGKGPFTALEEDGLNIYYIGKEPMPLFQVIKKLEADAFIKVDADNAASYLDPGTETGECRCGCDS, from the coding sequence ATGATTGCTATACCAGTCGACTCGGCGGTTCCGGAGATCAGGTCGTCAAAACTTTTCGGCAACGTCCCGATATTCGCCATCTACAAACCTGACGACGAAGAGTTCTTCCTTGTCAAAAACCAGGAAGCCGGCGACGGCATCAAAACCGCCAAGCAGCTTAAAAAATGGGGTGTCACGGACGTCGTCTACTCCTATATGGGAAAGGGACCTTTCACGGCGCTTGAAGAGGACGGTCTGAATATCTATTACATCGGAAAAGAGCCGATGCCGCTGTTTCAGGTCATCAAAAAACTTGAGGCGGACGCTTTTATAAAAGTTGACGCAGACAATGCGGCGAGCTATCTCGATCCGGGAACCGAAACAGGAGAATGCAGATGCGGATGCGACAGCTAG
- a CDS encoding sensor domain-containing diguanylate cyclase, translated as MKKRYVHNSLNEAENTLSHILEIIQEGVWDWNALSGHVERSPGWYSMLGYDVDCFNKDVLTWENVIHPEDYSRVMQHFEDYLNGKNSHYCIQYRCKCADGGYLWIEDVAKIIERTPEGKVARMIGAHQNIHAAKTAKDELNRQNELLRNDNATLENLIRERTLELHQLNIALQQQLEQIGHIANHDKLTAVYNRHMFEEVFRKEISRAKRYDRPLSLVMVDVDYFKEINDRYGHQNGDAVLRDLAATLQKNLRDSDIIARWGGEEFIIILPNTPFEQAVIIAEDLRATIAEHRFDEGIHLTCSFGVTAYRQEDTTDTIFARIDKALYRAKEFERNNVQAM; from the coding sequence ATGAAAAAACGCTATGTTCACAACAGCCTTAACGAAGCCGAAAATACCCTCAGTCACATTCTTGAGATCATTCAAGAGGGTGTATGGGACTGGAATGCGCTCAGCGGCCATGTCGAACGCAGTCCCGGCTGGTACAGCATGCTCGGCTACGATGTGGACTGCTTTAACAAAGATGTCCTTACCTGGGAAAATGTAATCCACCCCGAAGACTATTCCCGTGTGATGCAGCACTTTGAGGATTATCTCAACGGAAAAAACAGCCACTACTGCATCCAATACCGATGCAAATGTGCTGACGGCGGCTATCTCTGGATCGAGGATGTTGCAAAGATCATTGAACGTACTCCCGAAGGAAAGGTCGCAAGAATGATCGGCGCCCATCAGAACATTCATGCTGCCAAAACGGCGAAGGATGAGCTCAACCGGCAAAACGAATTGCTGCGCAACGATAATGCCACGCTTGAGAACCTTATCCGCGAACGCACCCTTGAACTCCACCAGCTCAACATCGCCCTGCAGCAGCAACTCGAACAAATCGGCCATATCGCCAACCATGACAAACTGACCGCAGTCTATAACCGCCATATGTTTGAGGAGGTGTTTAGAAAAGAGATCAGCCGGGCAAAACGTTATGACCGTCCGCTATCACTCGTTATGGTCGATGTCGATTATTTCAAAGAGATCAACGACCGTTACGGCCACCAAAACGGAGATGCCGTCCTGCGCGATCTTGCCGCCACCCTGCAAAAAAACCTGCGCGACTCCGACATTATCGCCCGCTGGGGAGGGGAGGAGTTTATCATCATTCTGCCCAACACCCCGTTTGAACAGGCCGTCATCATAGCCGAAGACCTTCGCGCCACCATCGCCGAACATCGATTTGACGAAGGGATCCATCTTACCTGCAGCTTCGGCGTAACCGCCTACCGGCAGGAAGACACTACCGATACTATCTTTGCCCGCATCGACAAAGCGCTCTACCGGGCCAAAGAGTTTGAACGCAATAACGTCCAAGCGATGTAA